A stretch of DNA from Yoonia sp. G8-12:
ATCAAACGGATATCATCGAGTTCCGGGTACTTGGCTGGGTTGTTCCAAACAGACATCGCCGACACTGCGGCGAACGACCCCTTCGTTCCAGGTCTTGCCGGTTGATTGCTGAAGCCGCGAAAGACAGTGCATCCTAGATCCGCCGATCGTGGATCGCGTGGCGAAAATCAGGTTTAGGAAAGCTAATGGAACCATCAGCAGGCATCGATTAGGCGTAAGTACGTATCCTTCGGAACGCCCAAACACCGACACCAAGCACGACGACCAAGACAGCAGCCGTCGTTAAGCCCGATTTCACAATAGAAGCTACACTTGCCGCCAAGACAGTGTTGGCTGATATTTCTGGCCAACTCAGGATCATTATGCAGATGCCGGCGTTCTCTAGATAGTCAGCGATACCTGCCGCAATCGAAAACCAAGTTCCAATGCGAACAAGGTTTTGCCTGACGCCACATGACCCAAGCCATTTGAGCAATGACACTAAGGTCAGCGCCATGAGAGTGGGATAAACCAGATCAAGTGGGATTTGCCTCGTGAGATAGTACCACCTTCCACTGGCACCCAAGGCTTCGATCAGCGCATTTGCCAGTTCAGCCGAATACCCGCCCGGGCGCATGTCGAAAGGGCGAAGGCCGGATAAGGTCTCGATGTGCGCCAGAGTGCCAAAGATCATCAGCAAATAGAATCCGGCGGCCGCGAGACCGAATAGTGCCGCTTGCCGCCCGTACTGCTTAGTTGGTATCGTCATATTCATTGGTTGTTCTCCTTACCATTGGCACCTCCGTACTGAGCGCGAGCAAAGCTGGCATTATCGTTTGATAAGGAATTCGCGATTTGGACCTCTTTACCTTTCTGACATGTCCCCCGAACGCTTTAGATGCAGACACAGCGCGTGAGTTCGCGGCAGCATGGAATGTTGAATTTGTCGAAAAGGGGCGTCGCATTGCGACGCAGGGCGAACCAGACCCAATGGAGCGCATCATTCTTGATGGGCGCGCCACGAGCCAAATTAGCGATCCAGAAGGCCGCGGCGTTTGCGTTAGCTTTAACGCTGGTCCGTGCGTGGTCGCACCCAATGTTGCGAGAACCAGAAATGGGACCTCGCTCGTTTCCATAGAGGTGGTTGCGGATGCATTGGTTGCGCAAATGGACAGCCGCGCCCTGACTGAGCTTATGCTAGCATCGAAGCCAATTCGCGAATGGGCAAACGGAATTTTGCAGCAAGAACTGGCTCGCAAGGCTGATCGGGAGTGGTGCCTCGCCGCACTTGGCGGCGCAGATCGCCTCGCATGGTTTCGGAAAGATTTCCCGCGACACGAAAGGCTTTTCGGTCACTATTTGATAGCATCTTTTCTCGGTGTCACTCCGGTCACACTTAGTCGTCTTCGCGGTGCTGAGCGAGACACGGCGCTTGATTGAGGGTTCGACTGCTGGAACCTAATTCTAGTAAAGCAAGCCTTGGTAGTTACTGCGGCGAAATGGCGCTTTGTACGCGCCTAGTTGGTCGAATCCGGTCGCAGCGAAAGGACAGCCTGAAATCTCACGGGTTTGGTGCTCGTGAACGGCCAGTCTGGGGAAATCTGCTGCGCCGCCGAATTTCTCGCGCCGCATCTGCGAAGCGTTTCTGCGTCAGCAAAAGCCGCGTGAGCAAAAGGCAGCATAGTCCGCAGACTGTGAGTTCGCGACCTTGGTGATTTCGCAGCCGCAGCGAATGGCGGCAATGCGGGCTGCGCCCGCAGCATTCGGAGACCGTGTTCAAAGTCGGCAATGGGCCGTTAGCGGCAGCCCTCACGAAGGGCGGAAACCAGA
This window harbors:
- a CDS encoding Crp/Fnr family transcriptional regulator, which gives rise to MDLFTFLTCPPNALDADTAREFAAAWNVEFVEKGRRIATQGEPDPMERIILDGRATSQISDPEGRGVCVSFNAGPCVVAPNVARTRNGTSLVSIEVVADALVAQMDSRALTELMLASKPIREWANGILQQELARKADREWCLAALGGADRLAWFRKDFPRHERLFGHYLIASFLGVTPVTLSRLRGAERDTALD